One segment of Fusarium oxysporum f. sp. lycopersici 4287 chromosome 7, whole genome shotgun sequence DNA contains the following:
- a CDS encoding nitrilase: MRTVLSRLALASRSLTTSVSPLSLFQRSNPSIIRKMSSITEPVLKQRVKLSLIQLASGSDKKANLDSAASHVARAASLGAKIVVLPECFNSPYGTDHFPQYAETLQPSPPSNDAAPSYHALSAMAADNKVYLVGGSIPEYSPDTKKYYNTTLIFGPDGALLGTHRKVHLFDIDIPGKITFRESDILSPGNKVTLVDLPEYGKIAVAICYDVRFPELATIAARKGAFALIYPGAFNTTTGPLHWQLLGRARAADNQLYVALCSPARAETGYPAYGHSLVADPMAQVQVEADEKETTVDWELDPEKITEARKNIPLNTQRRFDVYPDVSEGKIQFEEP; the protein is encoded by the coding sequence ATGCGAACTGTCCTTAGCCGACTCGCGCTTGCATCTCGATCTTTAACGACCTCAGTATCACCGCTCTCACTATTCCAACGAAGCAACCCCTCCATCATCCGCAAGATGTCGTCTATCACTGAACCAGTTCTTAAGCAGCGTGTCAAGCTGTCTCTCATTCAACTCGCTTCTGGCTCTGACAAGAAGGCCAACCTCGATAGTGCAGCCTCACACGTCGCCCGAGCAGCTTCTTTGGGAGCAAAGATTGTTGTTCTGCCAGAATGCTTCAACTCGCCTTATGGAACAGATCACTTCCCTCAATATGCAGAGACTCTACAACCTAGTCCGCCGTCTAACGATGCTGCGCCCTCTTATCACGCCCTCTCTGCAATGGCCGCTGATAACAAAGTCTACCTCGTTGGTGGGTCAATTCCAGAATACAGCCCGGATACGAAGAAGTATTATAACACAACTCTCATCTTTGGGCCCGACGGTGCCTTGTTGGGTACACATCGCAAGGTGCATCTTTTTGATATCGACATCCCTGGCAAAATCACATTCCGCGAGTCAGATATTCTCAGCCCTGGTAACAAGGTGACACTTGTTGATCTTCCTGAGTACGGCAAGATTGCTGTTGCTATCTGCTACGACGTTCGCTTCCCTGAACTAGCCACCATTGCAGCTCGAAAGGGTGCCTTTGCCCTTATCTATCCTGGTGctttcaacaccacaacCGGCCCTCTTCACTGGCAATTGCTCGGTAGAGCTCGAGCTGCCGATAACCAGCTCTATGTAGCTCTCTGCAGTCCCGCACGCGCTGAAACGGGCTATCCTGCTTACGGCCACAGTCTTGTCGCCGACCCAATGGCGCAGGTTCAGGTTGAAGCAGACGAGAAGGAGACCACTGTCGACTGGGAACTCGACCCTGAGAAGATTACCGAAGCGAGGAAGAACATCCCATTGAACACTCAACGAAGGTTTGATGTATACCCTGATGTAAGCGAGGGAAAGATTCAGTTTGAGGAGCCTTGA
- a CDS encoding target-rapamycin complex subunit LST8 produces MSVILCTAGYDHTIRFWEALSGICSRTIQHPDSQVNRLCISPDKRYLAAAGHHTVKLYDIKSTNPNPLLTFEGHTGNITGVAFHCEGKWMVTSSEDGTVKIWETRTGSIQRSYNHGCPANDVVIHPNQGEIISCDRSGSVRVWDLAENNCSHELIPEEDVSVSSVTVASDGSLLCAANNAGNVFVWNLIQSFDRTQLVPVTHFNAHKEYITRILLSPDVKKLATCSADHTAKIWEVKNIEPSTDLEPKPYPLEATLTGHQRWVWDCAFSADSAYLVTACSDHYARLWELHSQQIIRQYNGHHRGAVCVALNDYSETR; encoded by the exons ATGTCTGTTATTCTCTGCACAG CTGGCTATGACCACACTATCAG ATTCTGGGAGGCCTTGTCGGGTATCTGTTCACGCACGATTCAACACCCTGACTCCCAGGTGAACCGTCTCTGCATCTCTCCCGACAAGCGATACCTTGCCGCCGCTGGCCATCATACCGTCAAGCTGTACGATATCAAGTCTACGAATCCCAACCCGTTGTTGACATTTGAGGGCCACACTGGAAACATCACAGGCGTTGCGTTTCACTGCGAGGGGAAATGGATGGTAACTAGCTCCGAGGACGGGACCGTCAAGATCTGGGAGACACGGACCGGATCGATTCAACGAAGCTACAACCATGGCTGTCCGGCCAACGACGTGGTGATTCACCCCAACCAGGGTGAGATCATCAGCTGCGATAGGTCTGGAAGTGTCAGGGTGTGGGATTTGGCTGAGAACAACTGTTCCCATGAGCTCATCCCAGAGGAGGACGTCTCAGTCTCCAGCGTTACTGTCGCTAGTGATGGGTCCTTGCTATGCGCTGCGAACAATGCT GGCAACGTATTCGTATGGAATCTTATTCAGAGCTTTGATCGCACACAATTAGTGCCGGTAACGCACTTCAATGCCCACAAGGAATACATCACCCGTATTCTTCTATCCCCAGACGTCAAGAAACTCGCCACTTGTAGTGCAGACCACACAGCCAAGATCTGGGAGGTGAAGAACATCGAACCAAGCACAGATCTGGAACCCAAGCCGTATCCCCTAGAAGCCACTCTTACCGGGCACCAGCGCTGGGTCTGGGATTGTGCTTTCAGCGCCGACTCTGCGTACCTAGTCACTGCTTGCTCCGATCACTATGCGCGATTGTGGGAATTGCATAGCCAGCAGATTATCCGACAATACAACGGACATCACAGAGGAGCTGTCTGCGTTGCCTTGAACGATTATTCGGAAACACGATAA
- a CDS encoding target-rapamycin complex subunit LST8: MVTSSEDGTVKIWETRTGSIQRSYNHGCPANDVVIHPNQGEIISCDRSGSVRVWDLAENNCSHELIPEEDVSVSSVTVASDGSLLCAANNAGNVFVWNLIQSFDRTQLVPVTHFNAHKEYITRILLSPDVKKLATCSADHTAKIWEVKNIEPSTDLEPKPYPLEATLTGHQRWVWDCAFSADSAYLVTACSDHYARLWELHSQQIIRQYNGHHRGAVCVALNDYSETR; this comes from the exons ATGGTAACTAGCTCCGAGGACGGGACCGTCAAGATCTGGGAGACACGGACCGGATCGATTCAACGAAGCTACAACCATGGCTGTCCGGCCAACGACGTGGTGATTCACCCCAACCAGGGTGAGATCATCAGCTGCGATAGGTCTGGAAGTGTCAGGGTGTGGGATTTGGCTGAGAACAACTGTTCCCATGAGCTCATCCCAGAGGAGGACGTCTCAGTCTCCAGCGTTACTGTCGCTAGTGATGGGTCCTTGCTATGCGCTGCGAACAATGCT GGCAACGTATTCGTATGGAATCTTATTCAGAGCTTTGATCGCACACAATTAGTGCCGGTAACGCACTTCAATGCCCACAAGGAATACATCACCCGTATTCTTCTATCCCCAGACGTCAAGAAACTCGCCACTTGTAGTGCAGACCACACAGCCAAGATCTGGGAGGTGAAGAACATCGAACCAAGCACAGATCTGGAACCCAAGCCGTATCCCCTAGAAGCCACTCTTACCGGGCACCAGCGCTGGGTCTGGGATTGTGCTTTCAGCGCCGACTCTGCGTACCTAGTCACTGCTTGCTCCGATCACTATGCGCGATTGTGGGAATTGCATAGCCAGCAGATTATCCGACAATACAACGGACATCACAGAGGAGCTGTCTGCGTTGCCTTGAACGATTATTCGGAAACACGATAA
- a CDS encoding 20S proteasome subunit alpha 1 (At least one base has a quality score < 10) → MDPASVTHIFQLSPSVGCVITGSIADARAFAQRAQGEAAEFRYKYGYEMPADALAKRLANISQVYTQRAYMRPYGVATTLISLDSEYGPQLFKCDPAGYYIGYKGTAAGPKQQEALNHLEKKLRNKEHAEGSWEEVVELAITTLSTVLSMDFKKGEIEIGIVGGPRPDGEEGTYSGFRTLTEDEIDDRLQAIAEKD, encoded by the exons ATGGACCCCGCCTCTGTCACTCATATCTTCCAGCTCTCTCCCTCAGTCGGCTGCGTCATCACAGGATCCATCGCAGATGCCCGGGCTTTCGCTCAAAGGGCTCAGGGCGAAGCAGCAGAATTTCGATACAAGTATGGGTATGAGATGCCAGCTGATGCACTAGCCAAGCGTCTTGCCAACATCAGCCAAGTCTACACTCAACGA GCTTACATGCGACCTTACGGCGTTGCGACCACTCTGATTTCGCTCGACTCGGAATATGGCCCCCAGCTGTTCAAGTGCGACCCTGCTGGATACTACATCGGTTACAAGGGAACTGCGGCAGGCCCGAAGCAACAGGAGGCGCTGAACcaccttgagaagaagctccgCAACAAGGAGCATGCGGAGGGATCTTGGGAggaggttgttgagctggCCATCACAACACTGAGCACAGTTCTGAGCATGGATTTCAAGAAGGGAGAGATCGAGATCGGTATCGTGGGTGGACCTCGACCTGACGGTGAAGAGGGAACCTACTCGGGATTCCGAACATTGACCGAGGACGAGATTGACGACCGGTTACAAGCTATCGCAGAGAAGGACTGA
- a CDS encoding 20S proteasome subunit alpha 1 (At least one base has a quality score < 10), translating to MNAEYAFKAITAANIMSVGVRGKDCAVVLSQKKVPDKLMDPASVTHIFQLSPSVGCVITGSIADARAFAQRAQGEAAEFRYKYGYEMPADALAKRLANISQVYTQRAYMRPYGVATTLISLDSEYGPQLFKCDPAGYYIGYKGTAAGPKQQEALNHLEKKLRNKEHAEGSWEEVVELAITTLSTVLSMDFKKGEIEIGIVGGPRPDGEEGTYSGFRTLTEDEIDDRLQAIAEKD from the exons ATGAATGCAGAGTACGCCTTCAAGGCGATTACGGCTGCCAACATTATGTCCGTCGGTGTGAGAGGCAAGGACTGTGCTGTTGTTCTGTCTCAGAAGAAGGTTCCC GACAAGCTTATGGACCCCGCCTCTGTCACTCATATCTTCCAGCTCTCTCCCTCAGTCGGCTGCGTCATCACAGGATCCATCGCAGATGCCCGGGCTTTCGCTCAAAGGGCTCAGGGCGAAGCAGCAGAATTTCGATACAAGTATGGGTATGAGATGCCAGCTGATGCACTAGCCAAGCGTCTTGCCAACATCAGCCAAGTCTACACTCAACGA GCTTACATGCGACCTTACGGCGTTGCGACCACTCTGATTTCGCTCGACTCGGAATATGGCCCCCAGCTGTTCAAGTGCGACCCTGCTGGATACTACATCGGTTACAAGGGAACTGCGGCAGGCCCGAAGCAACAGGAGGCGCTGAACcaccttgagaagaagctccgCAACAAGGAGCATGCGGAGGGATCTTGGGAggaggttgttgagctggCCATCACAACACTGAGCACAGTTCTGAGCATGGATTTCAAGAAGGGAGAGATCGAGATCGGTATCGTGGGTGGACCTCGACCTGACGGTGAAGAGGGAACCTACTCGGGATTCCGAACATTGACCGAGGACGAGATTGACGACCGGTTACAAGCTATCGCAGAGAAGGACTGA
- a CDS encoding 20S proteasome subunit alpha 1 (At least one base has a quality score < 10), with translation MSAGAYDRHITIFADNGRLYQVEYAFKAITAANIMSVGVRGKDCAVVLSQKKVPDKLMDPASVTHIFQLSPSVGCVITGSIADARAFAQRAQGEAAEFRYKYGYEMPADALAKRLANISQVYTQRAYMRPYGVATTLISLDSEYGPQLFKCDPAGYYIGYKGTAAGPKQQEALNHLEKKLRNKEHAEGSWEEVVELAITTLSTVLSMDFKKGEIEIGIVGGPRPDGEEGTYSGFRTLTEDEIDDRLQAIAEKD, from the exons ATGTCGG CCGGCGCATACGATCGACACATTACCATCTTCGCTGATAATGGTCGGCTGTACCAAGTTG AGTACGCCTTCAAGGCGATTACGGCTGCCAACATTATGTCCGTCGGTGTGAGAGGCAAGGACTGTGCTGTTGTTCTGTCTCAGAAGAAGGTTCCC GACAAGCTTATGGACCCCGCCTCTGTCACTCATATCTTCCAGCTCTCTCCCTCAGTCGGCTGCGTCATCACAGGATCCATCGCAGATGCCCGGGCTTTCGCTCAAAGGGCTCAGGGCGAAGCAGCAGAATTTCGATACAAGTATGGGTATGAGATGCCAGCTGATGCACTAGCCAAGCGTCTTGCCAACATCAGCCAAGTCTACACTCAACGA GCTTACATGCGACCTTACGGCGTTGCGACCACTCTGATTTCGCTCGACTCGGAATATGGCCCCCAGCTGTTCAAGTGCGACCCTGCTGGATACTACATCGGTTACAAGGGAACTGCGGCAGGCCCGAAGCAACAGGAGGCGCTGAACcaccttgagaagaagctccgCAACAAGGAGCATGCGGAGGGATCTTGGGAggaggttgttgagctggCCATCACAACACTGAGCACAGTTCTGAGCATGGATTTCAAGAAGGGAGAGATCGAGATCGGTATCGTGGGTGGACCTCGACCTGACGGTGAAGAGGGAACCTACTCGGGATTCCGAACATTGACCGAGGACGAGATTGACGACCGGTTACAAGCTATCGCAGAGAAGGACTGA